The Pygocentrus nattereri isolate fPygNat1 chromosome 1, fPygNat1.pri, whole genome shotgun sequence genome window below encodes:
- the ing3 gene encoding inhibitor of growth protein 3, translated as MLYLEDYLEMIEQLPMDLRDRFTEMREMDLQVQNAMDQLEQRVNEFFVNAKKNKPEWREEQMEGIKKDYYKALEDADEKVQLANQIYDLVDRHLRKLDQELAKFKMELEADNAGITEILERRSLEMDSPSQPVNNHHVHSHTTVEKRKYSAPTHHTTEHVPEKKFKSEALLSTLTSDASKENTPGCRVNSTTSSSNSVYSVNSSQTLSSYNLSSLPAGPATGAGAITMAAAQAVQATAQMKEGRRTSSLKASYEAIKNNDFLGREFSLSRDSSGYSSSALASTLTQTLTPSNSSDSRTGRKNKSNTKSSNHQSSSSSSSSSLSSCSSSSALAHELVQQTATLPESDSSGQVDWTYDPNEPRYCICNQVSYGEMVGCDNQDCPIEWFHYGCVGLTEAPKGKWYCPQCTAAMKRRGSRHK; from the exons ATGCTGTACTTGGAGGACTACCTCGAAA TGATCGAGCAGCTACCCATGGATCTCCGCGACAGGTTTACGGAAATGCGAGAGATGGACCTGCAAGTTCAGA ATGCAATGGACCAGCTGGAGCAGAGAGTTAATGAGTTCTTTGTCAACGCTAAGAAGAACAAACCAGAATGGAGGGAAGAGCAGATGGAGGGTATTAAGAAG GATTATTATAAGGCTTTGGAAGATGCTGATGAAAAAGTTCAATTAGCCAATCAAATCTATGATCTG GTGGATCGACACTTACGAAAGTTGGATCAGGAGTTGGCAAAGTTCAAAATGGAGCTGGAGGCAGACAACGCTGGAATTACGGAAATTCTGGAGAGAC GGTCATTGGAAATGGATAGCCCTTCTCAACCTGTCAATAATCATCATGTCCACTCACACACCACAGTAGAAA AGAGGAAGTACAGCGCGCCAACCCACCACACTACTGAGCATGTGCCAGAGAAGAAGTTTAAATCTGAAGCTCTGCTCTCTACACTCACATCAGATGcctctaaagagaacacacCCG GCTGCCGGGTCAACAGCACCACCTCATCTTCaaatagtgtgtacagtgtgaacTCCTCCCAGACTCTTTCCTCCTACAACCTGAGTTCTCTGCCAGCTGGCCCAGCCACTGGAGCAGGGGCCATCACTATGGCGGCAGCCCAGGCAGTGCAGGCCACCGCACAG ATGAAGGAAGGCAGGAGGACGTCCAGTCTGAAAGCGAGTTATGAGGCCATAAAGAACAATGATTTTCTGGGTCGTGAGTTTTCCCTGAGCAGAGACTCCTCTGGTTACTCTTCTTCCGCGCTGGCCTCCACTCTAACACAGACCCTCACACCCAGTAACAGCTCAGACTCCCGCACAGGACGCAAGAACAA aagCAACACAAAGTCTTCCAATCACCAgtcctcctcatcatcctcctcttcctccctgTCATCCTGCTCATCCTCTTCAGCTCTGGCTCATGAGCTGGTCCAGCAGACTGCCACACTGCCCGAGAGTGACAGCAGTGGCCAAGTAGACTGGACCTACGATCCCAATGAGCCTCGCTATTGTATCTGCAACCAG GTGTCTTACGGTGAGATGGTTGGCTGTGATAACCAGGAT TGTCCAATTGAGTGGTTCCACTACGGCTGTGTGGGCTTGACTGAGGCACCCAAAGGAAAATGGTATTGCCCACAGTGTACAGCAGCCATGAAGAGGAGGGGAAGCAGGCATAAATAG
- the tspan12 gene encoding tetraspanin-12, translating to MAREDSVKCLRCLLYALNLLFWLMALCVLGVAAWLRDYLNNVLTLTADTRLEEAAILTYSPVVHPVVIAVCCFLIIVAMVGYCGTLKCNLLLLSWYFGSLLVIFCVELASGVWTYEEPSVQRSDMISLKSRMPNYGLQRYQWLTHAWNSFQTEFKCCGVIYFTDWLEMTEMEWPPDSCCSDQYPGCAHHAHHRDLSDLYQEGCGPKIYSFIRGTKQLQVLRFLGVSIGVAQILAMTLTLTLLWALYYDRKPPDPAPTDPVTHTHSHCPTEEPQKSGHVHSRPSEAWASAPHNGHAQFEMEQLS from the exons ATGGCCCGGGAGGACTCGGTGAAGTGCCTGCGCTGCCTGCTCTACGCTCTCAACTTACTCTTCTGG ctcatggctctgtgtgtgttgggagTGGCTGCGTGGCTTAGGGATTACCTGAACAATGTGCTCACCTTAACCGCCGACACCAG gcTGGAAGAGGCAGCGATCCTCACATACTCCCCTGTTGTCCACCCTGTTGTCATCGCAGTGTGCTGTTTTCTAATCATCGTGGCCATGGTGGGCTACTGCGGCACACTGAAATGCAATCTGCTCCTCCTGTCCTGG tacttTGGCAGTCTGCTGGTGATCTTCTGCGTGGAGCTGGCCAGCGGAGTGTGGACGTACGAGGAG CCTTCAGTGCAGAGGTCTGATATGATCAGTTTGAAATCGCGCATGCCCAACTATGGCCTACAGCGCTACCAGTGGCTAACCCACGCCTGGAATTCCTTTCAGACTGAG TTCAAATGCTGTGGGGTGATCTACTTCACTGACTGGCTGGAAATGACTGAGATGGAGTGGCCGCCGGACTCTTGCTGCTCTGATCAGTATCCAGGCTGTGCTCACCATGCCCACCACCGTGACCTGAGTGACCTCTACCAAGAG GGCTGCGGGCCTAAAATCTACAGTTTTATCCGTGGCACAAAGCAGTTGCAGGTCCTACGTTTCTTGGGTGTGTCCATAGGAGTGGCCCAGATCCTGGCCATGACCCTGACACTCACGCTGCTTTGGGCACTCTACTACGACCGCAAACCTCCTGACCCTGCTCCGACTGACCCcgtcacacacacccactcacattgTCCCACAGAGGAGCCCCAGAAGTCGGGCCACGTGCACTCACGCCCATCCGAAGCCTGGGCCAGCGCCCCCCATAATGGACATGCCCAGTTTGAAATGGAGCAGCTCTCCTAG